The following nucleotide sequence is from Zea mays cultivar B73 chromosome 1, Zm-B73-REFERENCE-NAM-5.0, whole genome shotgun sequence.
ctcttaaagttgttcgccacctttgtaggtttgtctcgtttaagcagatttggtatcatctgatgtataaatgtgtttactagcctcctgggactattaattgtatcacatttgagtcccagaggattggggacgcttcatccGGCCTCTAGGTCCTCCTCCTATTCATCAGTCTTTTGGGTGTCATCTTGTCTGGGGTCTATTTGTATGTCCAGGGGGCCGGTCTCATTCTTTTATAGGTTAAGGAAGGGGGTTGTCCAAATGTTGCTTCCTTAGGAAGGAGCCACCTGGTGAAGGTAAAACTGGGTGTTCTACCATGAGGTAAAGCCATGTGTGCTTGCGGTCGCCTGGATGTCCCATATTCTTTATTACGGACGACACGGGCAACGTGGACCCGACCATCACCATTTGGGCTATGCCGACCCTTGGACTTTATAGCCTAGGGTTCATCGTGGCTCGTCGTGTTGCGCCCTGCCAGCGGCTTACTCACTTAGGCCTAGTCCTGACTCCTGATAGATCATGAGTGTGCTGCTGGCTGGGGTACACGCGGGCCATAGATGTGTCGCGGTCCGAggggctcgtaggtcatgagtgctctGCGGGCCCAGGGGttcataggtcatgagtgggaggcaGACCGACGCCTCCACTATGGCTCGGCGCTAAGAGCAGTTATTGCGATCGATTATTTATGACAGATTGGTCTTGGGCCAGGCGCGAGATCCACTCTAGTGGTTTCCCTCCGGCACACCCGGCCTCCCTATCCGATTTCACCACGCCCAAACTCGTGCTCGGTGCCGCGGGGTTTGTCCGAGGGTGGGTTCTTTTAGGATAGACGTTACCTATCCCTTTCGACTAACCAGCGGGCCCCATTTGCCAGAGTCCTTTTCCCCAGTGTGCTCGCTGACTGATGGGCCCTAGGGGTCGAGGATCATATCCCCGACAACAGGCGCTTGGTTGGTTCTCTCTTTGTCTATGTTCCTCTTTGTCTCTTGCATTTCTCTGGTAATCACTGTTCCCCCACCTCACTGTATTCTACGGCGTCAATTGCTTTGGTCGGCCATGTGGGGGCCCCACAAGCTTCACCACTGGCGAGCATGTCCCTACGGGTGGGCGCCGCCGTTAGTTGGGTCCGGTGGTGGTTCTAGCTGGTCGGCGAGGTAAGAACATCTGTCATCTTGGACATTTTATGTGAACAGTGCGTGTCTGGGTCCTACCTCTATAACTTGATCCCCACTCTCTGTGATGTATGTATGTAAGAAATGTGAACTAATGTAACGTGGGATCGATTTTGGGAGGGCTTATATGCGTGGATCCGAGTCTCCTTGCGTGTTTTATGTTGAATGTGTGCGGATTCGGTCAAAAAACGTCATGGGCGCTCTTTGGACATTGCATGTGCACTTGATCTAGTCACGATTGGGGGAAATGGTTAGGGTTTTCTAAACCCTAATGTGATATGTGCATTCCTTTACTCTCTTTCTTATTATGTTCTTGGTCGTGGATCTTTGATCCAGAGCCTTTTATCGGTCTATGTGACACGGATTTATTGATTTGAGTTaggtaaccctaaccctaacctgtCGAATTCATGTTATCATGGCCAGTCTTTGTTGGCTTGATCCATGAAATGTGGGTTAAGCGGTGAAGATTAAGCAGTTCTTCTAACCTTTCCGTTCTTGATATGATCTTAATGTTCTCGGGTGATTAAGCAGTGAAGATTATCGGATCTTAATCACTTTGACCCGAGATTTTTTTTGTGATATCAAATCACGTGTATTAGGAGATCTAGGGGGCTTAGGTGGCTTTGATACCATTGTTAGATTCTGTGGTGCTTACGATCAATTTTTAAGCCCCTAGAATATCAATCCGTACTGAAAAAACCTTGATGATGAGTAGATCTAATCTACAGACAGGTATATGTAGACATATTGTCGTTGTTGTTATTTATGACTGCCGGCGGCGATGGCGGCGGCATCTTTCGTCGCGTTGTTCTGGCAATGGCAGCGGCGTCTTGGGTCTTGTTGTCGTCGTTGTTGTTGTTCTGTTAAGGTTGGAGATCCCTATCACGACCAGGAGCTGCAACCAACGGTTAGGATAGTCTATATCAAAAACGTGAACGGACGGCTAAGATTAACACTACTTCTGTTCATGTTAATTAGCTCGTGTGGAGGACACAGCTAACACTCGTAAGGCTTACCTTTGCCGGTAAGGACAAGACAAATCTTATCCGGCGAGTCGGCGACCGAATAGCCCCTGCAATTACCGTGTTATTCAAGTAAACCTTCTTTTTACGTTTCTGATGCAAAGGAAGTTTGTAGGGAAAAAATTTTTGAAAACAACAAACTCCAAAACTACCTAATCATCAGCTGTCGAATCTTTGGTTCGATCTCGAGGATACGTAAGCGAAGCTTCGGCGTCACTCGTTTGACCAAACACAAGTCGCGTCGTTTTCAGCTCACCGCACCAGTTTGGTATCAGCGTCGCTCAACCACCGTTCGATAGACGTGCATGTATCTTTCTCCCTTTTCCTTCATTCTCCCTGCTTTCTTTTTCCTTATTTTTTTCTCTCCCTTCAATCGGTGTCTTTGTTAATGGCATGCACACCGGCGCGATAGAGCCCCGGTGCCCCCCACGCGTCTCGGCGTGTGACGAGGAAAACGTGTTTGCATGCACTGCAGCGAAGGGTATTTGCGACTAGTATTAATTATGTGCTCTCAACGACTTTGTTATTAGATGGCTGGTCATGGTTCAATTTTAGTTGTTGCAGCCTTTATGGTTTATCTGTTTCTAGATCAGTCACTGAATCCACCCCTTTTAAAAAAGGAACGTGGCGCCGAACCACGGTGACGCGTCTCGGCAAGCCACCAGGCAGCCACCGCTCCTTCCGCACGCCAGCGCAGTAAAATAAGCGAAAAGCGCCGCGCCCCCGGCACACACTGGACGACGCGCAGTGGCGGGCAGCGTGCCGTTGGGGGCAGGTGGAGACTTCACGTCCCCGCCTCCTATGTCCTATCGCAGTCGCACCACGCATAAACCCCTATCGCAGTCGCACCTGCGCAGCTGCACTGCCCCTCACAGACGAGTCAACCGCCTTTCCACCTCCTCGCCGTCGTTCCGTAGTGGCGCCGCCTATATAGAGAGCGAACCGCGCGAGGTCCCAGCACAGCAGCCAGGATTCCACAAACAGAGAGGCCAGGTTCCAAGCAAAGGCAGTGCAGGCAGGGCGTGTGGAGAAGCAGAGCAGCGGGTGGCGCACCTGCACGTGCCAGGCTGCCAGCTCTGGCCATGGCGGATCACCAGAGGATCCACCCTGTCGACCTGGAGGCCGGCAATCGGCCAACGACGCCGCTGGTGCCGGGAGGCTCGTTCCGGTCGGACAAGGGCGACCCAGCGCAGCGCGCGAACAACCACCACCAACAACAGCAACAACGAGGCTACGTCTACGTCCCGGGGCCTCTGCCtccgccgccgcgccgcgccgcgccaccggcgccgccgctgccgccgccgaagcggcgcgggcggggctgcTGCTGCCGGTTCCTCTGCTGCGCCGTGATAACCGCGGTCGTGCTGGCGGTGctcgccgcggcggcggcgggcgcgctGTACCTGTTGCTGGACCCCAAGGCGCCGCGGTACTCGGTGGACCGGCTCTCTGTCTCCACGTTCCAGGTGGACCCGTCGACGCTGACGGCGCGGGCC
It contains:
- the LOC100383182 gene encoding NDR1/HIN1-like protein 6, translating into MADHQRIHPVDLEAGNRPTTPLVPGGSFRSDKGDPAQRANNHHQQQQQRGYVYVPGPLPPPPRRAAPPAPPLPPPKRRGRGCCCRFLCCAVITAVVLAVLAAAAAGALYLLLDPKAPRYSVDRLSVSTFQVDPSTLTARAGFDVAVTAANPNSRIAIQYEPGSSLGVWYQSYRLARGALPPFYQGHRNTTVLALAMAGEVQLGGAAVAGMRDAQRTGAVPLVFRADVPVRVELGTFKLWKVTSRVRCDLVVDRLMDVSSPIKIKASNCKFGLKL